ATGCAAATGCTGCGCCATTAAGCGAATCAAACAATGTTATGTCTTTTGTCCTATCATACAATTTATTTGATTCAGATTCTGTCAGGCTCTTGAATAATCTTCGGGTCAAATTCTTATCGGATTTCATTGATGAGAAATTCGTTGATAGCTACTTCGATGACGAACAGAAGATTCACCACAATGTCGAGATAAACCTTGCTAGGTTACGGGGGGCAGATTCCAGCAATGATATCACTGCTAGACTTGAACTTCATGCGTTGTTTGAGTTACCAACATGCGAAACTGTGTTTTGCCGTTATTTTGACATTCCATTTATAGTGAAAAATCATAACGGCATCTATCACAAAGACATCAATAAGGTTGTGGCCATAGATTTTGGAACTTCTAATACCTGTATTGCATATGTGGACGAAGGAGGAGAAACGGTCCTTTGGCAGGAACCCACTATTCTGAAATTCTACAAGTTCAATCAATTCCCGCCCCATTCAATAACCTTTGGACAAGATGTAGGCAACGATGACCCTCCTCTCACCTTTGCCACAAATTTTAAACCTAGACTCACCCGCGACGAAGAGTTGTATTATTTCGATAGACAGACCCCAAAAAACATCCAAGCGCTCAGACCCAGTGCCCTTGCCAGGCTCTATCTGACAAACGCTTTAGACAGATTGTTTTTGAATACTGATTCTAAGCCCGGGAAAGCCCTAATTAGTTATCCCGCTGATTTCCCGACTGAAACGAGACGACGGGTGCACGAAATTATTGACTCTCTAGGCATCAATTCAGATTCCTCCAGGACACTCACTGAACCTGAGAACATTGCGCTGTATTTTGCTCTTGAGCCCGGATCACCTATCAGAGACAAGATCAATTCAACAAGCTCAGCAACGATTTGTGTTTTTGATTGCGGGGGTGGAACTACGGATGTAAGTGTTGTTAGGGTAACCCAGGATGACCAGATATCATTTGAGATACTTGCCACCTGGGGCACCGACAGATTTTCAGGTAACTACATCACCTATATGATCGGCATGAGTATAAATGGTGAAGCAGACTGGTTTCCAAAGGATTTTTCCTTGCTTTACACCGCCAAGAACGAAGAATTAGAGCAGTATTTCCAGCAAGTGCAGCACTACGAGGCCATAAAATGCAATTCTTTGGGAGCTTATGCAGAACAAATGCAGTACACAAATTTGGAATCGTCCATTCGTAGAGAGATCAGATCACTGTTTGATATGATCGATGAGAACATACTCTATCGGATGTTCATGAACAATATATTGGATAAAACGAACCCTGACTTCTTCATCCTTGCCGGGAACTCCTGCCGACTAAGTATTTTTAATGAAGAAGCCAAGGAATGTTATCCTGACTCGAACATAATCTGGGTTCCTGAGGATGGAAAGAAAGCCGTCGCCAAGGGAGCTCTTAAAGCCCATGAACTTGTTGGTTCACTTAACATAAAGGGTGCATCAAAGAGTAAAAACGAATATCTATATAGGCATGGCCTGGAAACGATAACCTTGTTTGAACCCCTTCTGGATATGTGTGAGGGTGGCTATGCCGTCAGTAATCATGTGAACCCTACCGGTATCCCTATACTAGGCAGGCACATGATTGATGGGCCACAAAAAGTACCGGTAATAAAATTCACCATACCACCACCATCCACAACGAAGAAAGGTTTTGCGTATCGCTTCAAGTTGCGATTTGTAAATAAAACCTTCTATTATGCTTGGGTTGCCGAAAATGGTGACCA
This genomic stretch from Candidatus Cloacimonadota bacterium harbors:
- a CDS encoding Hsp70 family protein, with product MNNCPNCKLLISCQDYCYCPYCRHVIRELELSCPEKVFAGTSFLVVCSAKGTESVTLRSVMLDGELIERGEVQINPESSKIFELRIDEPGLHTLIVKTNGPELSQTIRCSNLGYFSLSWQNIQVLDLNDLDSEKRVYVTKELTDHNILLTYNTRSWFEVKRVSILVSGTEFNCTQGISGHEIPSSFFDMLARDKTLSGELRVASTSNHLIRMPNLQFIHTPEMPDIRLINSDYANAAPLSESNNVMSFVLSYNLFDSDSVRLLNNLRVKFLSDFIDEKFVDSYFDDEQKIHHNVEINLARLRGADSSNDITARLELHALFELPTCETVFCRYFDIPFIVKNHNGIYHKDINKVVAIDFGTSNTCIAYVDEGGETVLWQEPTILKFYKFNQFPPHSITFGQDVGNDDPPLTFATNFKPRLTRDEELYYFDRQTPKNIQALRPSALARLYLTNALDRLFLNTDSKPGKALISYPADFPTETRRRVHEIIDSLGINSDSSRTLTEPENIALYFALEPGSPIRDKINSTSSATICVFDCGGGTTDVSVVRVTQDDQISFEILATWGTDRFSGNYITYMIGMSINGEADWFPKDFSLLYTAKNEELEQYFQQVQHYEAIKCNSLGAYAEQMQYTNLESSIRREIRSLFDMIDENILYRMFMNNILDKTNPDFFILAGNSCRLSIFNEEAKECYPDSNIIWVPEDGKKAVAKGALKAHELVGSLNIKGASKSKNEYLYRHGLETITLFEPLLDMCEGGYAVSNHVNPTGIPILGRHMIDGPQKVPVIKFTIPPPSTTKKGFAYRFKLRFVNKTFYYAWVAENGDQIEETELEAITNFTEN